One stretch of Marinobacterium iners DNA includes these proteins:
- a CDS encoding acetaldehyde dehydrogenase (acetylating) has translation MSKKLKAVIIGPGNIGTDLLMKMQRSEWIEPVWMVGIDPESEGLKRAAEMGIKTCATGVDGILPHIIEDDIRVAFDATSAYVHAENSRKLNELGVIMVDLTPAAIGPFCIPPVNLTDHAKNLEMNVNMVTCGGQATIPMVAAVSRVQPVEYGEIIATVSSRSVGPGTRQNIDEFTRTTAGAVEKVGGAKEGKAIIIINPAEPPLMMRDTIHCLTESEPDQAAITESVHAMVKEVQKYVPGYTLVNGPVFDGNKVSCFMQVEGLGDFLPKYAGNLDIMTAAGLRTAEMFAEEAANGTITLPARG, from the coding sequence ATGAGCAAAAAACTCAAAGCGGTCATCATTGGCCCGGGTAACATCGGCACCGACCTGCTGATGAAAATGCAGCGTTCCGAGTGGATCGAGCCGGTCTGGATGGTGGGTATCGACCCCGAGTCCGAAGGCCTCAAGCGTGCCGCCGAAATGGGCATCAAGACCTGCGCCACCGGCGTGGACGGTATCCTGCCGCACATCATTGAAGACGATATCCGTGTCGCTTTCGACGCCACCTCCGCCTATGTCCATGCCGAGAACAGCCGCAAGCTGAACGAACTGGGCGTGATCATGGTTGACCTAACCCCCGCCGCCATCGGCCCGTTCTGCATCCCGCCGGTCAATCTGACCGACCATGCCAAGAACCTGGAGATGAACGTCAACATGGTCACCTGCGGTGGCCAGGCCACCATCCCGATGGTCGCGGCGGTCAGCCGCGTGCAACCGGTTGAATACGGCGAGATCATCGCCACCGTCTCCTCCCGTTCCGTAGGCCCGGGCACCCGTCAGAACATCGACGAGTTCACCCGCACCACGGCCGGTGCCGTTGAAAAGGTCGGCGGTGCCAAAGAGGGCAAGGCGATCATCATCATCAACCCTGCCGAGCCACCGCTGATGATGCGTGACACCATCCACTGCCTCACCGAGAGCGAGCCGGATCAGGCCGCCATCACCGAGTCCGTCCACGCCATGGTGAAAGAGGTACAGAAATACGTACCGGGTTACACCCTGGTCAACGGCCCCGTGTTTGATGGCAACAAGGTCTCCTGCTTCATGCAGGTGGAAGGGCTGGGCGACTTCCTGCCCAAGTACGCCGGCAACCTGGACATCATGACGGCTGCTGGTCTGCGCACCGCCGAGATGTTTGCTGAAGAAGCGGCCAACGGCACCATCACACTGCCGGCACGCGGCTAA
- the dmpG gene encoding 4-hydroxy-2-oxovalerate aldolase produces the protein MNLNGKKVTLHDMSLRDGMHAKRHQISLDEMVSIASAMDEAGMPLIEVTHGDGLGGRSLNYGFPAHSDEEYLSAVVPKMKNAKISALLLPGIGTVDHLKMARDCGVSTIRVATHCTEADVSEQHIGMAAKMEMDTVGFLMMAHMVSPEKILEQAKLMVSYGANCIYATDSAGYMLPDDVTARIGLLRAELPKEVEVGFHGHHNMGMAIANSLAAIEAGASRIDGSVAGLGAGAGNTPLEVFCAVLDRMGVETGVDLYKIMDVAEDLIVPIMDQPIRVDRNALTLGYAGVYSSFLLFAERAEKKYGISARDILVELGRRGTVGGQEDMIEDLALTMAKEKGLI, from the coding sequence ATGAACCTGAACGGCAAAAAAGTAACCCTGCACGACATGAGCCTGCGCGATGGCATGCATGCCAAGCGCCACCAGATCAGCCTGGACGAAATGGTCAGCATCGCCTCGGCGATGGACGAGGCGGGCATGCCACTGATCGAAGTCACCCACGGTGACGGCCTCGGCGGTCGCTCACTGAACTACGGCTTCCCGGCCCACAGCGACGAAGAATACCTCAGCGCCGTCGTGCCCAAGATGAAAAACGCCAAAATCTCCGCGCTGCTGCTGCCGGGGATCGGTACCGTTGACCACCTGAAAATGGCCCGGGACTGCGGCGTCTCCACCATCCGTGTGGCCACCCACTGCACCGAAGCGGATGTATCCGAACAGCACATCGGCATGGCCGCCAAAATGGAAATGGACACCGTTGGCTTCCTGATGATGGCGCACATGGTCAGCCCGGAGAAGATCCTGGAACAGGCCAAACTGATGGTCAGCTACGGCGCCAACTGCATCTACGCCACCGACTCCGCCGGCTACATGCTGCCGGATGACGTCACCGCCCGCATCGGCCTGCTGCGTGCAGAACTGCCGAAAGAGGTCGAAGTCGGCTTCCACGGTCACCACAACATGGGCATGGCGATCGCCAACTCCCTGGCCGCGATCGAAGCCGGTGCCTCACGCATCGACGGCTCCGTAGCGGGTCTGGGTGCCGGTGCTGGTAACACCCCGCTGGAAGTGTTCTGCGCCGTGCTGGATCGCATGGGCGTCGAGACCGGCGTTGACCTGTACAAGATTATGGATGTGGCGGAAGACCTGATCGTACCGATCATGGATCAGCCGATCCGTGTCGATCGCAACGCCCTGACGCTGGGCTATGCCGGTGTGTACTCCTCGTTCCTGCTGTTCGCGGAACGTGCGGAGAAAAAATACGGCATCTCGGCGCGCGACATACTGGTCGAGTTGGGCCGTCGCGGCACCGTAGGCGGACAGGAAGACATGATTGAAGACCTGGCACTGACCATGGCGAAAGAGAAGGGGTTGATCTAA
- the dmpH gene encoding 2-oxo-3-hexenedioate decarboxylase — MAEVYENKLTPAQIEELAIHCENAELEAYEITKITDDYPEMTYKDAFDIQWEIRRRKEERGHKIVGMKMGLTSWAKMAQMGVEQPCYGFLADYFSVPEGGEIKHDELIHPKIEAELAFVLKHELKGPGVHIGDVLRATDFVMPAVEVIDSRYKDFKFDLKSVIADNSSSSRFVTGGRMADIADVDLKNIGVVMEINGEVVQTGAGAAVLGHPAASVAMLANMMADRGESLPAGSFIMIGAITAAVQVNKGDAFTVRYQGLGTLSGKFV; from the coding sequence ATGGCTGAAGTATACGAGAACAAACTGACACCGGCACAGATTGAAGAGCTGGCGATTCACTGTGAAAACGCCGAGCTGGAAGCCTATGAGATCACCAAGATCACGGACGATTATCCTGAAATGACCTACAAGGATGCCTTCGACATCCAGTGGGAAATTCGTCGCCGCAAGGAAGAGCGTGGCCACAAGATCGTTGGCATGAAGATGGGCCTGACCTCTTGGGCCAAGATGGCGCAGATGGGTGTCGAGCAGCCCTGCTACGGCTTCCTGGCCGACTACTTTAGCGTACCTGAGGGTGGCGAGATTAAGCACGATGAGCTGATCCATCCGAAGATCGAGGCTGAATTGGCGTTTGTACTGAAACACGAACTGAAAGGCCCGGGCGTCCACATCGGTGATGTGCTGCGCGCAACCGATTTCGTCATGCCGGCCGTTGAAGTGATCGACTCGCGCTACAAGGATTTCAAGTTCGACCTCAAGAGCGTGATTGCCGACAACTCCTCTTCCAGCCGCTTCGTCACCGGCGGCCGCATGGCCGACATCGCCGATGTGGACCTGAAGAACATCGGTGTGGTCATGGAGATCAACGGTGAAGTGGTTCAGACCGGTGCCGGCGCTGCCGTACTGGGTCATCCGGCGGCTTCCGTTGCCATGCTCGCCAACATGATGGCCGACCGTGGCGAAAGTCTGCCCGCGGGCAGCTTCATCATGATCGGTGCGATCACCGCAGCGGTGCAGGTGAACAAGGGTGACGCCTTCACCGTACGCTATCAGGGTCTGGGTACTCTGAGCGGCAAGTTCGTCTGA
- a CDS encoding 4-oxalocrotonate tautomerase translates to MPVAQIHIMEGRSDEQKEQLIAEVTSAIARSLDSPEANVRVIITEMPKQHFGIGGQSAKKLGR, encoded by the coding sequence ATGCCGGTAGCACAAATCCATATCATGGAAGGGCGCTCGGATGAGCAGAAAGAGCAGCTGATCGCGGAAGTGACCAGCGCGATTGCTCGCTCACTCGACTCCCCCGAGGCCAATGTCCGGGTCATCATTACCGAGATGCCGAAACAGCATTTCGGTATCGGTGGCCAGTCGGCCAAGAAGCTGGGGCGTTAG
- a CDS encoding type II toxin-antitoxin system Phd/YefM family antitoxin: MDTISVNKFRDNLKGFVEQVVNRHEPLKVTRRAGEAFVVMSADDWEREQETLHVLQNQSLMQQIAHSLETHNRDKGYIPTEEQMNEITGI; the protein is encoded by the coding sequence ATGGACACGATCAGTGTAAACAAATTTAGAGACAACCTGAAAGGCTTTGTAGAACAAGTGGTTAACAGACATGAGCCACTCAAGGTAACTCGACGAGCCGGAGAGGCTTTCGTTGTAATGAGCGCCGATGACTGGGAGAGAGAACAAGAAACACTTCATGTTCTCCAAAACCAGAGCCTCATGCAACAGATTGCCCACTCTCTGGAAACCCACAACCGCGACAAAGGCTATATACCGACTGAAGAGCAAATGAATGAGATCACTGGTATTTGA
- a CDS encoding Txe/YoeB family addiction module toxin, protein MRSLVFEGNTWEAYETMREKDKQLHKALCKLLKEMLRSNDPASGLGKPEPLKYNLSGLWSKRISQKDRLIYRFDEKSIYIFAIGGHYDQP, encoded by the coding sequence ATGAGATCACTGGTATTTGAAGGCAACACCTGGGAAGCGTATGAAACTATGCGCGAGAAGGACAAACAATTGCACAAGGCTTTGTGTAAATTACTCAAGGAAATGCTGCGTTCAAACGATCCTGCTTCAGGATTGGGGAAGCCTGAACCACTTAAGTACAACCTCTCTGGCCTCTGGTCCAAACGGATATCACAAAAAGATCGTTTGATATATCGGTTTGACGAAAAGTCCATTTATATCTTCGCTATTGGTGGTCACTATGATCAGCCCTAA
- a CDS encoding ZIP family metal transporter — MIGAVVMDQVQAPDYSFKDVLWREIRQHRTAAIGMAVAVVAVLLLLLQNSLVEIQNGGGERFGNAMLGGLGGFVSTAVGASLALLLRDIKARTQDTMLGFAAGMMLAASAFSLILPGIEAAERLVSVEYIAAAVVITGMGLGVLLMLGLDKFTPHEHENEGPCGPGCERIGRVWLFFLAIALHNLPEGMAIGVSFADNDLSVGMPLTMAILFQNVPEGLAVALALRAAMLSPVMAAIVASGTGLMELLGAFLGIGIAGGLPLAYPVGLGLAAGAMIFVVSHEVIPETHRNGHQTPATLGLMGGFAAMLVLDTVLG; from the coding sequence ATGATTGGAGCTGTTGTCATGGATCAGGTTCAGGCGCCCGACTATTCGTTCAAGGATGTATTGTGGCGAGAGATACGCCAGCACCGCACGGCAGCCATCGGGATGGCGGTTGCGGTGGTGGCTGTACTCTTGCTGCTGTTACAGAACAGCCTTGTTGAAATTCAAAATGGCGGCGGAGAGCGTTTTGGTAATGCCATGCTGGGTGGACTGGGGGGCTTTGTCTCGACTGCTGTGGGGGCAAGCCTTGCGTTGCTGCTGCGGGATATAAAGGCCAGAACGCAGGATACCATGCTGGGGTTCGCCGCGGGTATGATGCTGGCGGCCAGTGCATTTTCGCTGATTCTGCCGGGTATTGAGGCTGCTGAGCGCCTGGTCAGTGTGGAGTATATTGCGGCTGCAGTCGTGATTACCGGTATGGGGTTGGGTGTGTTGCTTATGCTGGGGCTGGACAAGTTCACGCCGCATGAACACGAGAACGAGGGGCCCTGTGGTCCGGGGTGCGAGCGAATAGGCCGAGTCTGGCTGTTCTTTCTGGCCATTGCACTGCATAACCTGCCCGAAGGGATGGCGATCGGGGTCAGTTTTGCCGACAACGACTTGAGTGTGGGTATGCCACTGACAATGGCTATTCTGTTCCAGAATGTTCCCGAAGGGTTGGCGGTTGCCTTGGCGCTCAGAGCGGCCATGTTGAGTCCCGTGATGGCTGCCATTGTCGCCTCGGGTACAGGCTTAATGGAGCTGCTGGGAGCGTTCCTGGGTATCGGTATAGCGGGAGGTTTGCCTCTGGCCTATCCGGTTGGGCTGGGGCTTGCTGCAGGGGCCATGATTTTTGTGGTATCACATGAGGTCATTCCCGAAACTCACCGCAACGGCCATCAGACACCGGCCACGCTTGGCCTGATGGGCGGTTTCGCTGCCATGCTGGTGTTGGATACCGTATTGGGATAG
- a CDS encoding AraC family transcriptional regulator, which yields MLNKNYDLGSTGPTKIIADIRDAGDAISWMSNICGPHELKVHNANKMHFRYIGNVLNSTTTAIGHIEYGTDVTVKVEDLNNSYSISLPVSGFQELDTGDNTVQSNVTSGVIISPANACELRISGNCRKTLVRISRQAMELGLESLIGQSISKPLIFESKMDANIGASSAWWRTIHYIESELSNPDSLYNSPAFIRDIEQALIKGILTSQPHNYSDEIKRAIHSKLPSYLIKTIDYLKLNARNEIHIDDIEWISGVSRNKLYSDFKRYIGVPPTAYLKRIRMEGVRTDIIRCTGEESISTLAFSWGFNHLGRFSTEYRKMFGETPSETQAKARFNL from the coding sequence ATGCTGAATAAAAACTACGATTTGGGAAGTACTGGTCCCACAAAGATTATTGCGGATATTCGTGATGCGGGTGATGCCATATCCTGGATGTCCAATATATGCGGCCCACATGAGCTGAAAGTCCACAATGCAAATAAAATGCATTTCAGGTATATTGGTAATGTATTAAACTCGACGACAACGGCTATTGGTCATATTGAATACGGCACAGACGTTACCGTTAAAGTTGAAGATCTCAACAACAGTTATAGCATCAGCCTTCCGGTCAGCGGATTCCAGGAATTGGATACGGGTGATAATACGGTTCAGTCCAATGTAACCAGTGGCGTCATCATCTCGCCGGCCAATGCCTGCGAGCTGCGAATCAGTGGCAACTGCCGTAAAACGCTGGTACGAATTTCCCGCCAGGCCATGGAGCTTGGCCTGGAATCCCTGATTGGACAAAGTATCAGCAAACCCTTGATCTTTGAATCAAAAATGGATGCGAACATCGGTGCATCCAGTGCCTGGTGGCGTACCATTCACTATATTGAGAGCGAGCTGTCCAACCCTGATAGCCTGTATAACAGCCCTGCCTTTATTCGTGACATCGAGCAGGCCCTGATCAAAGGCATTCTGACCTCACAACCACACAACTATTCAGATGAAATCAAGCGTGCGATTCACAGCAAACTTCCCTCTTACCTGATTAAAACCATTGACTACCTTAAGTTGAATGCTCGCAACGAAATACATATTGATGATATTGAGTGGATATCAGGGGTTTCACGAAACAAGTTATATTCTGATTTCAAACGCTATATCGGTGTTCCACCCACTGCCTATTTAAAACGCATCCGAATGGAAGGTGTTCGTACCGATATTATTAGATGCACAGGTGAAGAGAGCATTTCCACTCTGGCATTCAGTTGGGGCTTCAATCATTTGGGACGCTTTTCAACTGAATACAGAAAAATGTTCGGTGAAACGCCATCCGAAACTCAGGCCAAGGCCAGGTTCAACCTCTGA
- the antA gene encoding anthranilate 1,2-dioxygenase large subunit has translation MNNNKQTLESWRDRIESALDYRPDDKTYRVAREIFTDRELFDLEMELIFENTWIFACHESQVANPNDFFTMKAGRQPMIITRDAKGEIHALLNACQHRGATLTRVCKGNQSTFTCPFHAWCYKTDGKLVKVKAPDEYPADFDKSTRGLRKALVSNYKGFVFINLNTESAQSLEEFLGDAKIGFDMMAAQSPTGELEVLPGASSYTYDGNWKLQNENGLDGYHVSTVHFNYVATVQQRQQQEAAKSNEARKTLDYSKLGAGDKETDDGWFAFKNGHTILFSDMPNPDVRPGYASVMPRLVEEYGQARAEWMMHRLRNLNIYPSLFFMDQISSQLRVIRPVAWNKTEVHSFCLGVKGESDADRENRIRQFEDFFNVSGMGTPDDLVEFREAQIGFEGRAERWNDISRGCENWTAEPTVNTEALGISPVLTGTEFTQEGLYVNQHSAWQRYLLEGLAAKAKKEG, from the coding sequence ATGAATAATAACAAACAGACCCTTGAGAGCTGGCGCGACAGGATTGAGTCCGCGCTTGACTACCGTCCTGATGACAAGACCTACCGAGTGGCTCGTGAGATCTTCACTGATCGAGAACTGTTCGATCTCGAGATGGAATTGATCTTTGAGAACACCTGGATTTTTGCCTGCCACGAAAGCCAGGTTGCCAACCCCAACGACTTTTTCACCATGAAGGCTGGCCGTCAACCGATGATCATCACCCGTGATGCCAAGGGTGAAATTCATGCGCTGCTCAACGCCTGTCAGCACCGTGGTGCAACCCTTACGCGTGTGTGCAAGGGCAATCAGTCCACGTTTACCTGCCCATTCCATGCCTGGTGCTACAAGACCGATGGCAAGCTGGTCAAGGTCAAGGCGCCTGACGAGTACCCAGCGGACTTTGACAAGTCTACCCGCGGCCTGCGCAAGGCACTGGTCAGCAATTACAAGGGCTTTGTCTTTATCAACCTGAATACCGAGTCGGCCCAGTCGCTGGAAGAATTTTTGGGTGATGCAAAGATCGGATTCGACATGATGGCCGCCCAGTCTCCCACAGGCGAACTTGAAGTACTGCCGGGTGCTTCGTCCTACACCTATGACGGCAACTGGAAGCTGCAGAACGAAAACGGTTTGGACGGTTACCATGTCAGTACCGTGCACTTCAATTATGTTGCTACCGTGCAGCAGCGTCAGCAGCAGGAAGCCGCCAAATCCAACGAAGCCCGTAAAACCCTGGATTACAGCAAGCTGGGAGCCGGTGACAAGGAAACCGATGATGGCTGGTTTGCATTCAAGAATGGCCACACCATCCTGTTCAGTGATATGCCCAACCCTGACGTGCGACCGGGCTATGCCTCGGTGATGCCGCGACTGGTTGAAGAGTATGGTCAGGCACGTGCCGAGTGGATGATGCATCGCCTTCGCAACCTGAACATCTATCCCAGCCTCTTCTTCATGGATCAGATCAGCTCTCAGCTGCGTGTTATTCGCCCTGTGGCCTGGAACAAAACGGAAGTACACAGTTTCTGCCTGGGCGTGAAGGGTGAATCGGATGCTGACCGTGAGAACCGTATCCGCCAGTTCGAGGACTTCTTTAATGTCTCGGGTATGGGAACGCCGGACGATCTGGTCGAGTTTCGTGAAGCCCAGATCGGCTTTGAAGGGCGTGCAGAGCGCTGGAATGACATCTCGCGCGGTTGTGAAAACTGGACAGCAGAGCCCACGGTTAATACCGAGGCACTGGGCATCAGCCCGGTGCTGACCGGTACCGAGTTTACTCAGGAAGGCCTGTACGTGAATCAGCATTCCGCGTGGCAGCGTTATCTGCTCGAAGGTCTGGCAGCCAAGGCAAAGAAGGAGGGTTAA
- the antB gene encoding anthranilate 1,2-dioxygenase small subunit — MSNVIQSIEQFLYRTSEYCDRQQWDEYLAAFDESAEFHMPQWDSEHVYTTDPKREMSLIYYPNRAGLEDRVFRIRTGKSAACTPMPRTVHLINNVQAEQQEDGQWKARVNWVTHFYRFGEAECFFGWAEYRLREEGNDWKITSKRSIVLNDKIRHVLDFYHV; from the coding sequence ATGAGCAATGTTATCCAGAGCATCGAGCAGTTCCTGTACCGCACATCCGAATATTGTGATCGTCAGCAGTGGGATGAATACCTGGCAGCGTTTGACGAGAGTGCCGAGTTTCATATGCCGCAATGGGATAGCGAGCATGTGTATACCACAGACCCCAAGCGTGAAATGTCTCTGATCTATTACCCGAATCGGGCCGGGCTAGAGGACCGAGTGTTCCGTATCCGTACCGGCAAAAGTGCAGCCTGTACCCCGATGCCGCGCACTGTGCACCTGATCAACAATGTTCAGGCGGAACAGCAGGAAGATGGGCAGTGGAAGGCCAGAGTCAATTGGGTCACCCATTTCTACCGCTTTGGCGAAGCCGAATGCTTCTTTGGCTGGGCGGAATACCGTCTGCGTGAAGAGGGCAATGACTGGAAGATCACAAGCAAGCGCTCCATCGTGTTGAATGACAAAATCCGCCATGTGCTGGATTTCTACCATGTCTGA
- the antC gene encoding anthranilate 1,2-dioxygenase electron transfer component AntC, protein MHKVALNFSDGRTHFISINPGEMLIDAALRHGLTLPVDCREGVCASCKGTCQSGQYDLEYVDEDALSEDDLARGGILACQMRVESDCAVRFDFDSSLCSSAGPEVVEAVVAKVEVLSDSTSTLHLDARGRMGQLDFLPGQYAHVEVPGTDEWRSYSFACQPNENNQLQLLIRLLPDGVMSNYLRERARPGDRIRLKAPLGAFYLQQVKRPLIMVAGGTGLAAFLGMLDQMESAPGGINQSVTLFYGVTRPEDLCELERLERYRQGIPGFDFQTIVMQPSEDWQGSLGVVTDLFEEHHFNDGEVDAYLCGPPPMVEAVKNWLDQRQMANASIYFEKFSAS, encoded by the coding sequence ATGCATAAGGTAGCACTGAACTTCAGTGATGGACGGACCCATTTTATTTCGATCAACCCCGGTGAAATGCTGATCGATGCCGCCCTGCGTCATGGCCTAACGTTGCCGGTTGATTGTCGCGAAGGGGTCTGCGCCTCCTGCAAGGGCACCTGCCAGTCGGGGCAATATGACCTCGAATATGTAGATGAGGATGCGCTCAGTGAAGATGATCTGGCCAGAGGAGGCATTCTGGCCTGCCAGATGCGGGTCGAAAGTGACTGTGCGGTACGCTTCGACTTTGACTCTTCGCTGTGCAGCAGTGCCGGACCTGAAGTAGTTGAAGCCGTTGTGGCAAAAGTGGAAGTACTGTCTGACTCCACCTCAACGCTGCACCTGGATGCCCGTGGGCGCATGGGGCAGCTGGACTTCCTGCCCGGACAGTATGCCCATGTTGAGGTGCCGGGTACTGACGAGTGGCGGTCTTACTCTTTTGCCTGTCAGCCCAATGAAAATAATCAGTTGCAACTTCTGATCCGTTTACTGCCGGACGGAGTGATGAGCAATTACCTGCGTGAGCGTGCCCGGCCGGGTGACCGGATCCGACTGAAAGCACCGCTGGGGGCTTTTTATCTGCAACAGGTCAAGCGGCCATTGATTATGGTGGCAGGTGGAACCGGACTGGCGGCCTTTCTGGGGATGCTGGATCAGATGGAATCAGCCCCTGGCGGAATCAACCAGTCGGTAACACTGTTCTATGGCGTGACGCGCCCCGAAGACCTGTGTGAACTGGAGCGGCTGGAGCGCTACAGGCAGGGTATACCCGGGTTCGATTTTCAGACCATCGTCATGCAACCCAGTGAGGACTGGCAGGGCTCACTGGGGGTGGTGACGGACCTGTTTGAAGAACATCACTTTAACGATGGCGAGGTCGACGCTTACCTGTGTGGCCCGCCGCCGATGGTCGAAGCGGTCAAGAACTGGCTGGATCAGCGTCAGATGGCGAATGCCAGCATCTACTTCGAGAAGTTTTCGGCCAGTTAA
- a CDS encoding catechol 2,3-dioxygenase, translating to MKKGVMRPGHVQIRVLDLDEALVHYRDLMGLIEVDRDSRGRVYLKGWTEVDRFSVVLREADQPGMDFMGFKVVSEAALEQLHGELIAFGCQVDQIPAGELEGCGRRIRFVAPTGHSFELFADKVQTGRYGVGNHNPEAWPRDLKGMKAERFDHCLLYGPELDKTLELFKEVLGFDLCEQVVTPDGKRVAQFLTCSMKAHDIAFIDHPEPNKFHHASFLLETWQDVLRAGDLISMTDTSIDIGPTRHGITHGQTIYFFDPSGNRNEVFCGGDYFYPDHEPITWDADMLGKAIFYHDRQLNERFLTALT from the coding sequence ATGAAAAAAGGTGTAATGCGTCCAGGCCATGTCCAAATCAGGGTGCTGGATCTGGATGAGGCTCTGGTTCACTACCGCGACTTGATGGGGCTGATTGAAGTGGATCGGGACAGCCGGGGCCGCGTGTATCTCAAGGGCTGGACCGAGGTGGATCGATTTTCGGTGGTGTTGCGTGAAGCCGATCAGCCGGGGATGGATTTTATGGGGTTCAAGGTAGTGAGTGAAGCGGCACTGGAGCAGCTGCACGGCGAACTGATCGCCTTCGGCTGTCAGGTGGACCAGATTCCGGCCGGTGAGCTGGAAGGCTGTGGTCGTCGTATCCGCTTTGTGGCCCCGACCGGTCACAGCTTTGAGCTGTTCGCCGACAAGGTGCAGACCGGTCGCTACGGCGTGGGTAATCATAACCCGGAAGCCTGGCCGCGAGACCTCAAGGGCATGAAGGCCGAGCGCTTTGATCATTGCCTGCTGTATGGCCCGGAGCTGGACAAAACGCTGGAGCTGTTCAAAGAAGTACTGGGCTTTGATCTGTGTGAGCAGGTGGTGACCCCTGATGGCAAGCGTGTGGCACAGTTTCTGACCTGCAGTATGAAGGCGCACGATATTGCTTTCATCGATCACCCCGAGCCCAATAAATTCCACCATGCCTCTTTCCTGCTGGAGACTTGGCAGGATGTGTTGCGGGCCGGGGATCTGATCTCGATGACCGATACCTCGATTGACATCGGTCCAACCCGTCACGGCATCACCCATGGTCAAACAATCTATTTCTTTGATCCATCCGGCAATCGGAATGAGGTATTCTGTGGCGGGGATTATTTCTACCCGGATCATGAGCCGATCACTTGGGACGCCGATATGCTTGGCAAAGCGATTTTCTATCACGATCGCCAGCTTAATGAACGCTTTCTGACTGCTTTGACCTGA
- a CDS encoding TRAP transporter substrate-binding protein — MSIKRLLTPVMTGALALAMALPAQARDFRLGLITPPSHKWTQAAVAFADEVKEQSGGEHNISIFPAQQLGNEAQMVQQLQTGALDMAFLTIAEISNRVPDFGALYAPYLVDNIDQAAALLRSDAANDLLNQLPAEAGLVGVGYGMAGMRQVMSRSPAKGPDDLVGKKLRITPFEPLRDFYMATGAAPTPLPLPAVYDALANGQIDAIDMDFDSILIFKFYERADNLLISNHMMFPMVGVVSGRVWKDLSKEDRQLLQASMRKHLDGVIDHFQQQESQQEQQLRALDITIEEAGRETFAAAIDDWEKIWSAKSKSLPNLRQAAADIKSN; from the coding sequence ATGTCTATCAAACGCTTACTCACTCCTGTCATGACCGGTGCACTGGCTCTGGCGATGGCTCTGCCGGCTCAGGCGCGCGACTTCCGCCTTGGCTTGATTACGCCTCCGTCACATAAATGGACGCAGGCTGCCGTTGCCTTTGCCGATGAGGTAAAGGAACAATCAGGTGGCGAGCACAATATTTCGATCTTTCCGGCGCAGCAGCTGGGTAACGAAGCCCAAATGGTGCAGCAACTGCAAACCGGTGCGCTGGATATGGCATTCCTTACTATTGCCGAGATTTCCAACCGGGTACCGGACTTCGGTGCGCTCTATGCACCTTACCTGGTCGACAATATTGATCAGGCCGCCGCTCTGTTGAGATCCGATGCAGCCAACGATCTGTTGAACCAGTTGCCGGCTGAAGCGGGACTGGTCGGTGTTGGCTACGGCATGGCGGGAATGCGTCAGGTCATGAGTCGAAGCCCTGCCAAGGGGCCGGATGATCTGGTGGGCAAGAAGCTGCGCATTACACCGTTTGAGCCTCTGCGTGATTTCTACATGGCGACCGGTGCAGCACCGACGCCCCTGCCGCTGCCGGCCGTGTACGATGCGCTGGCCAATGGGCAGATCGATGCGATTGACATGGATTTCGACTCCATTCTGATCTTCAAGTTTTATGAGCGTGCCGACAACCTGCTGATTTCAAACCACATGATGTTCCCGATGGTGGGGGTGGTGTCCGGTCGTGTATGGAAAGATCTGAGCAAGGAAGATCGCCAGTTGCTTCAGGCCAGCATGCGGAAGCATCTTGATGGTGTGATTGATCACTTCCAACAGCAGGAAAGTCAGCAGGAACAGCAGCTGCGTGCGCTTGATATTACTATCGAAGAGGCGGGCAGAGAGACTTTTGCTGCAGCCATCGATGACTGGGAAAAAATCTGGTCCGCCAAGTCCAAGTCGCTGCCCAACCTGAGACAGGCTGCTGCCGACATCAAGAGCAACTGA